The Nostoc sp. 'Lobaria pulmonaria (5183) cyanobiont' genome window below encodes:
- the petG gene encoding cytochrome b6-f complex subunit V codes for MVEPLLSGIVLGLVFVTLAGLFYAAYKQYKRPNQLGG; via the coding sequence GTGGTTGAACCCCTGCTATCAGGTATTGTCCTTGGTCTAGTTTTCGTCACCCTCGCCGGACTGTTTTACGCTGCCTATAAGCAATATAAGCGCCCCAATCAGTTGGGGGGATGA